The sequence GCTGAGCACAGAAGAGAGCTGACAGGGTATCGTCACACTCACATCAGATCCTTTTATACTCCAGATTTATCCAGATGTTCAGGCGCAATTGTGCCTGGTAAACTGTGAGGCCGAAGTGGTTTAATGCTCGCTTATGGAACCACCGCACACTACAACTGTGTCCACTGGCGGTGCCTTAGCTGAGGATAAAGCATCTGATGACTTCAgatcttctgtttttttttttttacattcccCTACTTAACACTGAGGTTGTTGGTAGATGTGTCTTGTGCATTTCCTTTGTgtcattttctatggattattTAAAAGCATTCCTTGGATAAGGTTTCATGAGTCCAGGAATTCTATTTTTATACCGTATCCTCCTTTTAATGATCATTGCCTACCTGTATAATGTCTTACAGTGTTAGCACTATTGAGCCAAATAAAAGGAGATTCTGATAACAATGAATGTATGTCTCCTTTCCTCTTATCGAACATCTACTGTGCATAAAAGGTACTCATAGGAAAGTGAAATTCAAACTGAGATATCAGCTTTGTGTATTTCTCCTTGACATAACTGTGCTCTATGTAACATCAATATGAGATATTTGCCTATTTCTCATCAATTTGACCGTCTAATTAAGTTCAgcataacattaaaaaaaattaaccaaaatacaaaaaaaaaacattttaaacatttcaaacaaaaaaaaacacataaacaaaacaaaacaaattattGAATACTAAATATTCATTGACCTTGTAATTGGCATAGTAACATTGTCTAAAGGCAAAACTAATGACAGGTCCAAATTCAACAGTTGGCCTCTGGGTTCACTTGAGAGGTGACGCTGGCTGTAAGAGGTGACTTCAAATGACTCATTAAGTGACTGACACCAGGGCTCGATAAGCAACAAAAATCCCATAAAAGCTATAGGTTTGAGTCGCATTGACACAGTCTTTTAACAAGGGGTAGTACATTTTACCATGTTCCACTGGTTAAAATCATTATTAATGAGAACTATCCTAATACTGAATGAGTTCTAGATCTTAACCATttacagttactgtacagtacagcaccAGAGGTCAACTTACAATATAATAGTCTAGCAATATTCACTATACGCTGTGGCTTATTTATCTCCCTGTTTATGCAAATAAAGCAGTGCATCATGTTGTGTTGGAAACCGTAaccttattttgttttttttttaagtgactGTGGAAGAAGAAATATGGGAAAGGGAACAGAAAGGGAATGAATTGGGGGCTGGAACTGCCGAGAATGGAGCTGTGTAATCTGAGAGGAATGTTGTGGGATCGCGTGTAATCTAGGAATTTGTAAACAGGGACAGTAAGACGAAGAGAGGAGGCTCAGCACAGGGAACGGcagctccctctcttcatcttaaAGTCTCTTGTCCTACTGAGTCCACACCCTTGTGAGCATGATGTGTGGAATGCCCTACTTTAATTAGCTTCCGGGAGAAGTTTTGAAGAAGTATAATAGGAGACCTTTAAATTTGACATGAAAATATGTGTCTGTCGACATGTCTATACTTAATCTcggcaaaaatatatatttttttccgtcATGTGTGGCCCTCATAATACTCTGTCGTAGATTTGGCCAAATTTGGGGGGAACACCTTGCCATGCCTCTTGGTGATGCTATTGTGCTTTGATTTGGTATCTACAGTGCATTTTGCTATAATCTTCTCTATTGACTGCACAAACATAGGTTTTCATTAACTGGATCCCACCCTCATGACACAAAGTGACAGGTTTGACTTATCACTAATAAACTGATACAATCCCAGAGCGCCAGATGTTTTTATAATTTTGATCACATCAAACTGAGACATTATCTCATGATGGCGATGACGTGTATTACAGTgaacattttgagtgttttggcctatgactGTCCTAAATTCTATGGCAATCATTGGGTTCGGGTCATAAAAAACCGTTACCCACACAACACTACTGTACAGTGCATTACAAAGGTCTTTTGGAGCAAGATaaagataaaagataaaaaTGTTATCAGTCTGATACCATAGGCCTATCATTACTGCAGAAGTTTGTAGTCTGTCACAAGTTATCTCTTTCACCACTAGGGATTGCTAGAGCTGCACACATCTGAGTGCCACTGCTCTGTCATcatgaaagaaaggaaaggaaaaaagtaaaaaatatgATGTGTGCTTTCTATATGAAAAAAACTTTAAGATTCACTTTTCCTGTGGAATAATGACTATGAATAAAGTATAACAATGTGCCATTTAATGACAAATACAGTAAGTTAGACTTTGAAAGAAGACACTGCTGTAAAACATATAAAACAACTACATTTAATTTAGATTGAAACTGTTTGACTTGGATTTAAATATTGAGCATCACAGAAATGCAGTCAACTCAGATACTTTAACATGAGTATTAAAACATTTCAAACAAGACTGACATTAAgattaaattacatttaaatcAAGACTGGTTTTCAATAACGGGCAAATAGCTCTTTACTCAGATCTCTTTCATTCAGCTGTCTTAATTCCTCCACAGAAGCTGCACTCTCAAATCTGAATCCCTCAATGAATGAAGTGTCACCAAACTCCGCAATGCTCTTGCCACTTGTTTCCCGATTAACTttcatcttgaaaaaaaaaataaataaaaatatatatatatatataaaaaatatataatatatatatactgtacatagtgtGATATTTATGATTATCATCTAGGGGTGTAAAGGTATGCGTATTCTTACCGAACCGTTTAGATACAGGATGTTAGGTTCAATACAGATACGTACCAAATGTACCAAATGCAGCCTTTTGCTCTCGGAGCATGTTTCAAATTTGAGttccaacacaaacatgttaAGTAGTGTACCATAAGTTTGGCCAAttaacgtaaaaaaaaaaaaatatttgacacATTCTAAAAttattagggccgggactttagcgcgttaatttcgattaattaattacacaaacattaatgcattaaaaaaattgacgcattttaatcgtatgcctatttatttttgcaccgcggaacgtttctcactggatgagtttcagacggaccgattatactggagcaccaagtaacgcgcatcagttcggttcagacaaaacaaaccacagtggcacagtgaacatgaacaaagaagctgatgtgaccgctggttggccccgtggatgggaaatgttgttacaaaaaacgagcggatggaagcgtagataagagcatggttgtgtgcaacctatgcaacaaggacgtttCACCGcagtatcacctcagtgcaaaacataaagcagctagctgctagcgtggacaaagtattgtgatactccagacacttgagggaaacctctgagctttatttattaaacaaatagcaaccgagttgctgttacagccacaactcacgcttataacagtaatccaccgcacctaattccatgtccaactttcatagacctaaaagaaacttcacactcagaaccgcatacaagcacacacgcacacgtaaactccgccccctagttccccttaaagggacacaacaatttcatgaactcaactcaaggtaacaggtgacacaattaacaggatatcacagtaggcctattatagtttacagaaggtctacctatctataggctacatgaatttctgaaaatgtactatttctaaatatggtattgctacactttatggcaaaaattgcactggtctgttggacttattaataaacaatatttttgttgcttaagtttaggcctatgtattcagtcattatccaatagtaggctatactaaaaatccatgtgaaaaaaaaaatacttctcactgttctcaggtcatatatttatatacaattaaaatgcgattaatttcgattaattaattacaaagcctctaattaattagattaatttttttaatcgagtcccagccctaaaaATTATTATTCTCATTGTGCATGAAAAGTACTGTCAGTGAATTTTAGTTTAGCAGTACCTACAGGCTGTACcaaaactgaactgaaccatGACTTACAGTATACCGAATAGACCCTGACCGATATGGGGTTTTGAATACCGAAATACCGATTTCGATATTTGCGTCACATAATTGGCTTATAATTATGTCAGATAATCGCCTATGGACTTTCCTTCGAGAGGAACTGGTGGGGGGAGAGTTGGTACGTGTTCTTAACAGTCTTCTGCAATAAACTTCAGGTTTGCTAACtacgttgttggtgcttcgttttatgtttAGAGAacctgagcaagctactgactaggtttggtgctgttttgaacaatattactGATTAAATTATTAGTGGAAAGCGTGGGAATCTCCAGCTCTGCTCTGTCCTGGTTTGAATCCTCAAAAGGTGGAGTACTGTTGCGCTCTAGATGAAAGTCTTTTTTAAACAGGTGCGTCAAACCAAAATATATCAGAAAAGGGCAGAAAAGGTTCGCACTCTGGAAAAATAGACAAAAGTCTTTGCTGAAAAAGATTTTACTGAGCAGACGTTTCAGGTTTGAATCCTACCAAATCATCTAGGCTACACAAGGAATTTTGTTGAGTCGTCGGCCAACTGATTGAGTCTGAGACTGACTGTCCAAATTCAGTGGCAACCACTTCGGAGCAGTCGCTCACTCTCCAAACTAGTTTAATGGACATGTCAAGATGAAATGTTGAGATTAAAGTCAATATGATATGTTAACTTAATTCTCGAAATTTCCAGTTTAACGTAGACATGTCAaattttaaatatttttgttgACATGTGGACTTTGGTCCACCACTGCACTAAATAGTAGACACTAAGGTTTGAGGACTGTACCTTGCCATGCCTCTTGGTGGTGTTATTGTGCTTTGATTTGGTCTCCACAGTGCATTCTGTTATCATCTTCTCTATTGACTGCATTAATCCTTTGGCCTGGAAAAGTACTGCACTAACACAGGTTTTCATTAACTGGATCCCACATGATATGATGTGCCAGGTTTGACTTGTAACTAATAAACTGATACAAAACGCCTGATATTTTGATCATTTTGAACACATAAAACATTACTTCATGATGGCGATGAAATGGTATACAGCGAACATGTTGGCCTATGACTGTCCTAAATATATGGCAATTACATGAAATATAATGAGATTTGAACAAACTTACACTCTTCTGGCTTAAAGTGGCACAACTGGAGCCTCTCTTCACAAGTCATGTGTTGAATGTCCATTGCTTCCTCCATAGCAATTTTATAGGATACCTTTAAGGTACCCTTCAAACATTTGGCcttaggagaaaaaaaacaaataaactgaGCATGTGTCTCCTTCTTCGATGAGGcaaattacatacagtacatgcagtttTTCACTTAGATGACTCACGTTAGCTGGTAGTGGACGGAAGGGCTCTACTTTGGGTGCTAGCGCCCAAAATCTGGAGTGTGGAGTTCCGAGGAATTCCACATGGTACTGCACCACATCCCCATCTTCATCGTACGTCGCATACTGCTCACAGGAAGGGTCAGCGCTCAGTATTGCTGGCCACctgcacaaaaataaatcacaacaCATAACACTATATAAAATAATACTAATACAATTTACAAAGtcacacagaggaaacagtttttTCGGTTTTGTTTTAGGTTACTTACAATGGCCACTTACTGGCTTTTACCAGAACCAAGCTTCCAACAGGTATTTTGGAGTAGATGACCTTGAGGCCCTTTTGTCTGAGGATGGAGTCCTTGTAGTTTGTAGCCTGAGGTACGATACATTGGCTGAAACACGGGTCAGGGTTCATGTGGCAGAACCATGGCTCATCCAGGTCCAATGTatgatgttttgaaatgtgcCTCCATTTCAGACAACTTGGTGACTCACACTGAACCCAAATCCAGTTTGAGAGGAACGTTGCTTCAGCTTCATTAACAGTCTCGTCAGGATAATCCATTCAGTCCTTATTTTGCAGACCAGGATTATTCGATCAACCCTATGAGTAAACACTGAATAAGTCATTCACGTTTTCTCAAGTCCTTGCAATTTCATTCAAGGTGATCTAGCTGCTAGCTACATTAGTAACCGCAAGCACACGCCAATGCAACCATACAGACTCTTTCATAAACCTTTAAAATACTTATAATTGCATTAACACTAACTACAAATGCCAGGTAAGTTAAACTAGCTACCTTTGCGAGAACATCACTACAATCAGTTAGCACACTCATCACTGTTAGCATAATGTTAGCGTTTGTTACATTACCCTAGCCTAGCCACCTAGCAACACCAGCTAAATGATCATTTAATTAAATATTATAGCTAGACAGAGCTGTCAACAGCAGCTCAATGTTTTCCGCTGGTCATAAAATGTTAAAGTTACCAATAAGTTACTGCAGTCAGGAAAATGTGGACTGAGGTGGAGATACCAACTACTGTTCCCTGCCAGCACAAGAGGTTGCCAGCTTTCTTTGATTACTAACATAGACGTAACGAACAGAGGGGCGGAGCTACACCCGTGATATTCTATGAAAGGCGTGCCTTGCTCTTGTCAACATTTTCATCCAAAGTATTTTCAGTTTATAGCATTTTAATTTGTAGAAATATAACAAATATGACGGGGTGGTATGCATGATAAGTGacatgacataggcctacatgcaatTAGAATTGTAATTGGCTTAGCAAGTATAGTGTTAACTGTAATGAAAAGCAATTATTCCTGTCTAATTTGTGTGACAAGGTGGTAAGATTCATCTTGATGGACCCCTtatgaaaaacaacaaataggctaaaaaaagtaaaataatataatgataattatTCTGCTTAGTTGATTGGGTGCTCACTACAGgcagacatttaaaaaaaaaaaaaaaatgtgttagcGATTTCATTTCAAATAACATTATGCTATTTACAGACAAAACAAGTTATGTGACGAAAAATGTATAGATTGCTATatggtgacatttacagaggaAGCCTGATTAGTTTGAACTTTCACAAAATAATGCACcaaataggctaggcctacattgtAGGCCTTTCTGCATATCGGTTTATTTTTGCCCTGTCTAAAGTTCTATCAACAGACAAGGTTTTCTCAAATCCATTTTTATCTAATATTATGATTATGCAGAAGGTTAAAGGGATGGTTTGGCGTAGTTTCACCCTGACCTCGAGCCAAACACCTGATGTATATTGTAAATTACCACACTAATAATGCCCTGAACGCGTCTGAgcgtgcacgagagagagagagagagagagggagagaacagcaggttgcagctggcttgtcatttgTTTAATTGATTCTCCTTTTTATTATAAGACAGAAAACATATAACAAGTTTGCGTTCACAAGAATACAACTTTCATGAAGCCTGTTCGGAATCAACAACGGCTGATTGCGCCTAACTTCATACCTGTACACCAGGAGATTTGCCATCCCCTAGAAAAACCTCCAAAAGACAGCAGACTGTCTAGGCAAGGATGGATTACTGAACTGGCCCAGACCCAGGAGCCCATCTGTGTGAAGTCGCTACTATGTTCTCCACTCCTGATATCTGAATGAGCCCCTCAGTCAAATGACACAGATTATGTGACcttattatttttcattaaaaagTTCTACCAAGGATATTTTTTAAACCATAGAGTAAAGTTTTCCTTGAATGAAATATGTATGGAGAAAAcgtgttaggcctactgtagacaAACTTAAGTAAGCttgcatttattttcattataaTGAAGAAGAAAATTAAGCCTCCCAGAAAAGATAGGACTCTAAGGACTTCAGTCTGGGCCAAGACAGATAAATGAGATCATGAGCTCTTTCCGCCGGAAATAGCGAAGAGGTAATGTACTTCCTGGTTTGTGTTTTGTCAAATGACAGCTgtggatgtgtttggaattGGCAACCAATAACGTTAATCACTTTCGCTTTACTGAAAATTCATTTTGTGACAGGTTCATCAAAGGATGTTTGACGGTTATCATTCGTTTTACCCGTGCAAGTAACTTCCATACGGTATGTACCACTGTGCCTTTTTACAACATGGTAGTAACAAGCTAGTATGTTATGCTAACCAGATTCCATGCGATAGTTACCGCTGACTTGACTCAGTGTTTTACGTACACATTCCTGTCCACATTTCTTTGTGTTATCAAGAGGCAGTTGCACATCTCCCGTGTGACCGAGTGTCACTAGCTTTTAATAACAATAGAAGAGCGTGGGTGGTTAATAATAGCTGAACCTCATATTTGTCAGGCTAACAACATGGATCTCTTTGTCCAGGGCTAGCTAGCattgtcatcattcacaggTGTGTAGCAAGCTAATATCAGTCAGATGCATAGATAGTAAAAGATGTCGCAGCTAGCACAACAGTCTTTGGTAGAGTGGAGAATTCTGTCCACACCAATCTGAAGCGCGGAATGACATTGGTCATTTTGTTAGCATCACATCTGCTTTGCTTCTGTGTTGGTAAGGTTAACCTCAGGGCTTATTTGTTAGCGTGATGCAAAGTTACATGCAAAGTTACTTTCTCTTTCGCTTTTTGGAAGGACAAGCCACTAACTGAGATCGTTACATTGATTTAAATGTTGGGGTAATGTATTCGCATTCAAACCACATCTGTTCACTATAGATGATTCCCCCATTTGTCAGTCTTGGTTGTAACAACAGTGTGGTAAATATTGAAGGCGATTACAGGTTCGTAActcatattgcgtggaattgcATGCATTTAAAGCGACATCCACTAGTAGAAACACAGTGGGCTATTcatacaaacataacaaaatgacTAGACTACTGACATAGAGGGTTTATTACAATGAATCACGTTAGTTAATGGTTTGGGGTCTAGATCCAGTTCACTGTGTTATTTTGGAATAGTCAGTGtaaacaacatgtttttttaatgaCCTGAGACATGTTTTACTCCCTCCAGCTTTGGCATGGAGCCCCTTGCAGTGGATGATGACATCTGCATCCTAAAGCATGAAACCTATGGGCCGGTGGAGAGCCCTGTGTCGGTATGTGCCGGCGACGAGTCTGTGGCCTCCCACTTTGCCCTCGTCACAGCCTACGAGGACATCAAGAAGCGCCTGCGGGATGCGGAGCGAGAGAACACACTCCTACGCAAGAGAGTCAAACAGCTGGAGGATAAGGTTAGAACCAAGTGGCGAGACATTCAGTGTGGGCCTACCACGCACGCTGATTTGCTTATATAGTAACGGGTACGCTGGCGTCTTTCACAGCTCCGTCTGGCATGCTGTCTgtaggtgcctctcaacatctttcctcgatcctcgaggggcgttcccactgatctataactaacactgggtagactatcccattgttttcgccccatcattctttatgtagatcagtgaggatcgaggcccgaggagcgagggaggacgtataaaagcccaaatgagaggcaccctgtgtgtgGAGCGTTTTGAGGTGCACTCTGTTGCATGAAAAATGCGCCGTATAAGATAAATACACTCTTGCTTTGCTtacttcctctgtgtgtttttgattaagTACTGTAGTTGATTTTTAATTTCGTGGGGCATATGTATCACAAGAAGTCAGATAGAGGTATGAAGGTTCAGAAAACGTTTGTCTAGGAGCGCTTCTTGGACTCAGAAAAAGTTTGTTTGAGGTGCTCtttggaagggaaaaaaattcaGTTGGAAAAACCAGAGgaactccaaggcactctcatgtaacaaaagttaaaaagcctttattgtagcggcTCGGTCACATTAAACCTTTTTTAAAAGCTCCAAAGGAGTTGAAGGTATAGACACACCCTCTATGCGTCCCCTACAGATGCTGAGATTGCTGCAAGTTAATTCCCAGAAGTGCTACTAGTGTCTTGATCTCACTGTTGATTTACAGTGCAGATATTACTCCTTAGCTGGCATTCTCACCTTTAAAATGGTATCACGGTTTGAGTCACAGTTCCATCATTTCAAAGGCATGTGGCTGGTAAACATGAATCATAGGTCATCAAGTATACTACTCATCTTCCTTCCTCATGTcgtttctttttctctgctgACAGATGTTCAAGCCTGAGGCTCCCTCAACAGAAGGACCACAGTATGTGAACAAGGCATTCAGTGCTTACCGGGGGATTTACATTGAGAAGGAGGACTTGCAGATGGAGCTAAACAAATTGGTATAGACCCTGGATTTACTCTACCTATTAAATAAATGATAAACACAAGACACATGATAgtcattagtgtgtgtatttcttacACCCTTTTCTTTGCAACTCATAACAACATGACATGTAAATGTGTATATTATTCAGTAACTCAAAGGAACTGCTAAGACAGCCACATTTctttgacattgtgtgtgtgtgtgtgtgtgtgtgtcttacataCTATCTCTTTGTTTGCCTCGGtcagaaaaaggagaagagtgagagcgagaagCAACTGAATGACCAGCTACAGGCCAAagagctggagctgctgcagctgaggtCGGAGATGGAGACGAGCCAGGGTCAGTGGCCAGTGCCCATCTAGGGCCCTACATTTAAATGCTGGGCAAAGTGTTAAGTCGGTTCATGATTATCATTAAAGTTCTATCAGTAAAGTTCATAAGCTAAATGTGTtatataggctgggtgaaccctgcctgaacctCCGGCAAATTtcgatttcgcccggcagctcaggctggaaacctgcacatttatctcctctgttccctgccagaacctttggctccaatcagaaactagcttatccaaaagacgcaccggatcgttggtccgATTGGTTGAAGGTCTAtacaagcgtacggagtcatttgaatgatgcccattgatcaagcctcttgtgcagtagaaataaagcgcagcctccccatactaatgttcaatctcaaaagattgagcttagtatggtgatagccagactatgtGTTATATGGTATGTGACGGCTTTTATCTGACCCAACGGTGCTTGTGCTTGAGATCTTGCTATTGCAAATAGACAGAGGTGAAAAAGTCCAGCGTCAGAAAGTGAAAGTActacatatctgtgccaaccattcacaaGCTGATTCGAATTAGCACAACACTTCAGCCAGATAGAGCAGCTAACAGGCTACGAGCACGAAAGGGTCCTCCAGTCTCTCATTTATTTCTAGGGGAGCGTTAGCTGTGTTGTAACGGCATGTTCTTCACAccgacactgaatatcttgttttaTC comes from Sardina pilchardus chromosome 6, fSarPil1.1, whole genome shotgun sequence and encodes:
- the LOC134082040 gene encoding zinc finger CW-type PWWP domain protein 2-like isoform X3, encoding MDYPDETVNEAEATFLSNWIWVQCESPSCLKWRHISKHHTLDLDEPWFCHMNPDPCFSQCIVPQATNYKDSILRQKGLKVIYSKIPVGSLVLVKASKWPLWPAILSADPSCEQYATYDEDGDVVQYHVEFLGTPHSRFWALAPKVEPFRPLPANAKCLKGTLKVSYKIAMEEAMDIQHMTCEERLQLCHFKPEELQYFSRPKD
- the LOC134082040 gene encoding zinc finger CW-type PWWP domain protein 2-like isoform X2, with protein sequence MDYPDETVNEAEATFLSNWIWVQCESPSCLKWRHISKHHTLDLDEPWFCHMNPDPCFSQCIVPQATNYKDSILRQKGLKVIYSKIPVGSLVLVKASKWPLWPAILSADPSCEQYATYDEDGDVVQYHVEFLGTPHSRFWALAPKVEPFRPLPANAKCLKGTLKVSYKIAMEEAMDIQHMTCEERLQLCHFKPEELLFQAKGLMQSIEKMITECTVETKSKHNNTTKRHGKFGE
- the LOC134082040 gene encoding zinc finger CW-type PWWP domain protein 2-like isoform X4 codes for the protein MDYPDETVNEAEATFLSNWIWVQCESPSCLKWRHISKHHTLDLDEPWFCHMNPDPCFSQCIVPQATNYKDSILRQKGLKVIYSKIPVGSLVLVKASKWPLWPAILSADPSCEQYATYDEDGDVVQYHVEFLGTPHSRFWALAPKVEPFRPLPANAKCLKGTLKVSYKIAMEEAMDIQHMTCEERLQLCHFKPEEYES
- the LOC134082040 gene encoding zinc finger CW-type PWWP domain protein 2 homolog isoform X1; its protein translation is MDYPDETVNEAEATFLSNWIWVQCESPSCLKWRHISKHHTLDLDEPWFCHMNPDPCFSQCIVPQATNYKDSILRQKGLKVIYSKIPVGSLVLVKASKWPLWPAILSADPSCEQYATYDEDGDVVQYHVEFLGTPHSRFWALAPKVEPFRPLPANAKCLKGTLKVSYKIAMEEAMDIQHMTCEERLQLCHFKPEELLFQAKGLMQSIEKMITECTVETKSKHNNTTKRHGKMKVNRETSGKSIAEFGDTSFIEGFRFESAASVEELRQLNERDLSKELFARY